The region TGTGGTTCCACCAATCACGTGTGAGGGATGTGGAGTGGGTGGCGGGCTTGGATTTCTACCAGGGCAGCGGTCGACCAATCGCAGAGCTGCTGAGGGTGAAGACCCGCCCCACAGCAGCCATCCGCAGGAAACCATGACAGTACAAAGATTGTAACAGCATAGAGAGATGAGCATCATCACAgacgttttatttatttgagacGCGTCTGTGTCAGCTCTCCTTCTCTGGGCCTCCCGGCCCCGCCCCCCTGCTGCACCTGTAAATTAGTGTAGAGGGGCGGCGTGGTCATCACACAGGTAACCTTGAGGTTTTAGTATTTGCTGTTTGTGGATAAAATATGAATCAAACTATATAAAAAATACCTGCTAACCAGAAATTTTAACCTGTAAAGATGTTTTATGATATTCTAAACACCAGCTGAAATATaagtcatttaaaatgattttttgaAAAGTTTTTAAACACGCTGCTAAGATAAAAATGCTGAATCATCTGAAAAAACTGATCTCATCGATTAAGCTGCTCGCGGGTTTGGCCATTGTTGTTTATTGTACCCCTATAAACCTGTAATAAATCAAACTAGTGGTTATGGGGGAGGAACCTACAGACAGACACGCCCACTGTGGACCAGAGGCCACGCCCCATCGTCGTGATTGGTCGAACTCACCTTTCTACCTCACAGATGAACCTCATGAACTAAACTGAAACTCTCTGAAGTCATTAAGCTTGGAAATTGTATGTTTTGAACCGAACGTCTTCATCTGGGCCgggttgttgtgttgttgtccCACTTCCTGTAGATCAAAGCAGATAAAACAGGGCTTTAGAGTCACTGGGATTCCAGTGagaaacagcgccacctgctgttacTCAGGTTGTATCCAGACATCTGGGCCTCAACACACGTCAGCACCAAGGTCGTGGAAGAGGTCATGTGAGCATTTCCCCGTTTCCCAGGCTCATTTTTATACTTTATAGGTGCAATTCGATATTTACTTCTCATCAGTGATGAGAAAAAGGTTTGTTCTGCTTCATCAAATAAACACCTTTGATGTCTTTCATTCGTAaacatccaacatccatccatcccattgATCTTTATGATGtcacacttttatttgttttattcatatttatactGTTTCAATGTTTGGTGTTGTGGCTCCGCAAATGTACAAAGATAAAACCCTTTCACGAAGATAAATGTAACCACATAAATGTATGATCTTCCTGGTTTCTAGGTGTGTATCAGAGGACAGGTTGATTTTTGGAAAATTATTTAATCATTAATGGTTTGTTCCTCGACCTAGTGTTTAGATTTAAAACCAAATGGTcacaatatttcatttttgccTGTAATTTATTTCTGGATGGCTTTCtaattgtttattttcttgatttaattttttttttgtcctgatcaataacaaaaaataaaattaaaatactgTGTTTCAAATGTCTCCCATTTCTCTCAGTGATTCGGGGACATAATCTGTGTTTTACAGCTATTTCAGGTGTGAAACATCcaggtgatttttcttttaaaaccagtttttcaaTGTAATCAAGGCGCAGTTCCCTAAAACGGCCACTAGGTGTCGCAGTTCTTTCCGCTTCTGCTTCTTGAGGAGCCAAAACAAACTTTTCTgaagcgtgcgtgcgtgcgcgcgcgtgtgggTCAGACAGGTACCGTCGCGTTAACAGGAGAAAACTCCACCTTCCAGCGGTCCTTCCGCCGCTTTTGTCCCGTGTTGTGGCCgtctctcctgccctctcctccgGACCGCAGCTCGGTGTTTACGTCGGCAGAAATGGACCAGAACTCCGAACTGTTCGGTAAAACAACATGTTTATACAACGCTCACTTGACTGTATCTCCGTTTCATCTCCGTTAGTTGTCTTAAATCCGACATTTATCCCTAAACTGTCCTGAAATCCTCGGGTTGAAACGGAAAACGTGGAATTACGGAGGTAAAGAGTGAAAGAATCCGCTTCAAGCTCGTGTTGAGCCCAAGAAGTGAAACATTCCCACCCGGGAGGGATAAGAACCGCTTTCTGCTGGTTTCTGGGGGGCAACCTTCTAGAGTGGGTTTTATGcccctttttttattaatttctgATACGTTTCCCGCTGATTCTGCGTCAATGGTCGCTGATGGTGACGCGTAGTTTCGCCCGACTGGACTTTCCAGGAGTTCCACCCCGGTGTTGGGGGTGAAGCCCTGGGTTTGGGTGTGTGAGGGGACTTTCTGCCCCTGCGGGTTACCTGAGAGCCGCTCACTTCCtggtggggggcgggggaggggtcAAGGGGGGCGTGGCCTCCGTCCCCGTCACAGCAGCTGGAAACCTGCAAGATTCTGGCACATCATCAGTCATGTTCATGTTTTAGGACCCAAAACGTTTCGTCAGGGTCACAAATGTCCTGGCGTGCACATAAAGTCCCTTTTATTGAGTATATTTATGAAAATCAGATATTTGTGAGGCGGCTGCCTGGTGATGGACCAGAGCCAGTAGGCAGGGGCTCGGACCACTCTGgtttagcatctgttagcatcaGGCATGAATTGAGCTCTgtgtttccagctgttccttTTAATCAGAtgtgttgacacacacacacacacacacacacacacacacacacacacacacacacacactcatgtgttTTCATCCTGTTTCTCTTCTAACTCACAAAACCCAAACTTTTTCCAACCTTCTCCTGCTGTTGCTAACATACGCAAGAAGATCTTGTTCACATCATCACAGTCATTGATTAGATTAGTAGCTGATTAGAAACGCCTGCTGGCTCAGTTTTAATGTATTTGATCAGTTCTTTATTAAAATCTCGAGCCATCCTGTTTTTCTTATCCTGCTGAGCGCTGCGGCGTCCTCACGGGGAGGGGCGTGGCCTCTCTCagtctcctcccctctctgctcctcctctgatggAGGGTCCCTCACAGACATGTTTAGCTCCATCTTGTgacattgttcctcctgtctgCTGTAGAGAGCGTCCGGGAGACGGTGGGTCGGACGGTCAAACTGACCCTGAGGCGCAAAGTCcagctggaggtcaaaggtgacaagGTGGAGAGCCGAGTGCTGGTAcgtcacacgtgtgtgttttcagctgatGGAGGAAGCTACTGAAGATGAGGAGTGATGAAGCTGTGGCAGAGGATGGAGTGATGGTGGGGAGAACCACCAGACCGGACCAGACCGTGAACCCGGTTTGGTCTGACCTGGTCATGGTGCAGCATCACGGAGGCATCTGGGCTGTTGCCCCTGGCGACGTGCGACTGTAGTGGTTGTGAGAGTTGATGTGGATGCAGAAACAATCAGATCTTCTCCTGTAAACGCTCACTAAACACAATTCAGCAtttttgtgcgtgtgcgtgtgtgtgtgtgtgtgtgtgtgtggtgtgtgtgtgtgtgtgtgtgtgtgtgtgtgtgtgtgtgttttgctctcCAGCACAACAGTGGTGAAATTGAAATGTCCGTCAAGCTTCTTCAACATTTGTTTCTCCCATGAATGATTGTTATTGGTTGACATTGATTTCAGGAGGCCGGATCCCTCTGGGATTGCTGAGCCGGCACACTCCTGTCGGGACATGATtcaacacacgtacacacacgcacaagcacGCGCATGTTTGCTTGTGCGCTACATTCCAACACACCACAAACCCACCTTGAGTCATGAAGTAACGTGTTCCAGGTGCAGGGATCTGCTGTTCCTCTGGTGGATCCCTCGGTGGATCTGACTGGAGTGGCATCATGAGTGTGATGTTATTGAACCAATCAGAGTGGTTgttaataagtgtgtgtgtgtgtgtgtgtgtgtgtgtgtgtgtgtgtgtgtgtgtgtgtgtgtcctcaggctTTGGCGTCTCATCGAGCGTACCTGTTGACAGCACGGCTCCCCTCAAAGGTGGGTACCCGGGATCCAGGTGTTTGGGTACCTGTGACGCAGGTGTTTGGGTACCTGTGACGCAGGTGTTTGGGTACCTGTGACGCAGGTGTTTGGGTACCTGTGATCCAGGTGTTTGGGTACCTGTGATGCAGGTGTTTGGGTACCTGTGACCCAGGTGTTTGGGTACCTGTGACGCAGGTGTTTGGGTACCTGTGATGCAGGTGTTTGGGTACCTGTGACGCAGGTGTTTGGGTACCTGTGATGCAGGTGTTTGGGTACCTGTGACCAGGTGTTTGGGTACCTGTGACGCAGGTGTTTGGGTACCTGTGATGCAGGTGTTTGGGTACCTGTGACCCAGGTGTTTGAAGCTCTAACCTTCACCTTCTGtccgtttcctctcctcctccagatgttttttcttgttgtgtcacattttaaatccaaatgtttcAGCTGCGTTTTCCGATGGATCCAGTTTATGGTCCAAACATTCATTTGTAGATCTAAAACAAATTTGGACACTTTGTTGACCAATTAGCGGTGTGTAGCTCCGCCCAGTCCTACCTGGCAGGTAGAGGAATGCCCCCAGAGCCTGAGCCAGGCTTCTCTGTAGCGCCACCCTGTGGTTTAGTGGCGTCAGGTTTTGTTGATCTGACCTGATTTTCAGTCTGAGCCCAGACGTGAACATGTCCCGACATCTGATCCTGTTGCCCAGAATGCTGCTGTGAGAACAGCCTCGGGaaaggaaaacagaggaagagaaggcggacctgcaggcagcaggaaggaagcCTCGTTTCAACGGGAGCCAAGTCCCGGTCTTTGCTGAAGCTCTTCCCTGTCCCACGTTAGTCCAGCTTCTCTGGGATCCACCAGACATTCACGAGTCTGTGGAAACATCCGTCATCCTGCAGGGAATGAATACATGACTGAGAGTGAGAACGTTATTAAACCCAGCAACATCTGGCCAGGGAACACTGACGGGAACACTGACGGAACACTGACGGGAACACTGACGGGAACACCGACGGGAACACTGACGGGAACACTGACGGGAACATGGGCTGTTCCCGTCAGTGTTCCCGTCAGTGTTCCCGTCAGTGTTCAGTTCCAACAACAAACGTCTGTTtataagagagaaaaaaatgacataaatCTGAGCCagctgacccttgacctttgcttttattgtctgtgtgtgtgtgtgtgtgtgtgtgtgtgtgtgtgtgtgtgtgtgtgtgtggtgtgtgtgtgtgtttaaaaaaacaccaaacaggAATTTAACATCTGGTCGGTTAAAGGAGGAgggctctctcctctctctccccacctgtctttctctccccacctctctctctctcatctcttccctccctccccctctccctgtctatctctctctctctcccttctctcccccctctctctcccctcttcccccaTCTCTGTGATGTTAGCATGTAGCTAGCCTAGCTACATACCAGAAACAGCTCTGGTGTGTTGCTTCACCCGCCAGTTTGTAAACATGATGAAATCCAAGATTAGGTTCCTAATCTCTAACCCTGTTTTATTACAGCTTGAACATTCCTTCAGTTACCTGGATATCCAGGGGATCAGCAGCAACAAGCCCACTCAGGTGTGTGCAGACCAGATGTGGAGCAGCTCGTCCTGCAGCTCATTAATGATTCAGCGCTCTGTGTCGCCCCCTGCAGTTGGTGCTGCAGTATGACCGCGGCCTGTGGAACCTCCACCTGGGCTCCACCGAGGAGGTGGATGAGGTGATCGCTCACATCGGCAGCTGTCTCCGGAGGATCTCCCCCCAAGGATCACCTGTGTAGGTGCCAGTAGGGGGGCGGAGTCACTGAGTACCTCGGGTTCTCCGAGACACAGACCCGGAACGCTGGCGCCTATGTGGAATCTCTTCATTCTGTGTCTCTCTGACGCAGGAAGCTGATGAAGAAGTTGAGTTTGAAGCCTCCAGACAGGACGGCGGCCCTGCAGGCTCTCTGGGAGGAGCAGGGCCCGGCGGATCTGGGACCGTGCGGTGGGTCACAGTGGAAACGGTTCTGGAGTGTGTCTTCAGGTTCTGACGGTGGTGCTGTCTCGTTGCAGGAGGCTTCTCTCATCagtaccggtgtgtgtgtgatttcctGGGTATTCCATACAGAGAGGAGGTCCAGTGGGTCAGTACCTTTCAGCACTTCAGTTTAGCCTGGATGTGATGACGAGGGACATCTGATTactgccctctgattggtcaactGGTTCAGGCCTGTTCTGTAGCAtccagcattagcattagctacaTTAGCACTGGTTTGGTCAGGTTAGGCCTGTTCTGTAGCAtccagcattagcattagctacaTTAGCACTGGTTTGGTCAGGTTAGGCCTGTTCTGTATGTGTCTGTTGCATGTGGAGCTTTTTACCTGTCTCGCTGTCTCACCTGTGGCAGGACGTTGACACCATCTACCTGACCCAGGACACCAGAGAGCTCAACCTGCAGGACTTCATTCACCTGGAGAACAGGTGTGCGAGTGTGAAGACAGGAGCTCTGACTTCCTGCTGTTaactcttcttctgctgtttttctagGGACCTGGTGGCCATCACCACAGCTCTGGAGTACAACCAGTGGTTCACTAAGGTCTCCAGCAAGGACTACAAACTGGTAAAATCAATAAAGCTTCAATTACAAAACAATACACCAATGGAGACGGACAACCTCCACTATGgtccagatgttctccagcatcaccatctctcttcttctcctcaagCAGTAGTTTTTGTTGTGGACAGATGAACCACAAATTGAGTTTGAGTTTATTCAGATCCAGATTTGCTCTCTGACAGTCTGACTGAGATGAAAGTGTTTTAGTCCACAGACGTGTGTGAGCAGATCCTCCGGGTCGTGGCTCGCTCCAGTCGGCTGGAAGAACTGGTGCTGGAGAACGCTGGACTGAAAAGGTCTGAAActctcctcatcatcattatctTCCTCTCTGGACGAGGCTGCAGGATTGATTCTGTTTGTGTCATCAACTCACTCTCGTGGTTGTTTCACCTGCAGTGATTTTGCTCAGAAACTGGCCGTTGCTCTGTCACACAACCCTGCCTCCATGTTGCACACACTCAATCTGAGCAACAActccctggaggacagaggtacacaaacacacacacacacactcaatctgAGCAACAActccctggaggacagagggacacacacacaaacacacacacacacactcaatctgAGCAACAActccctggaggacagaggtacacacacaccacacacactcaatctgAGCAACAActccctggaggacagaggtatacacacacacacacacacactcagtctgAGCAACAActccctggaggacagagggacacacacacacacacacacacacacacacacaatctgagCAACAActccctggaggacagaggtatacacacaaacacactcaatcTGAGCAACAActccctggaggacagaggtatacacacacacacacactcaatctgAGCAACActccctggaggacagaggtacacacaccacacactctcaATCTGAGCAACAActccctggaggacagaggtacacacacacacactctcaatcTGAGCAACAActccctggaggacagaggtacacacacacacacactctcaatcTGAGCAACAACTCCCTGGAGGACatagggacacacacacacacactcgatcTGAGCAACAACTCCCTGGAGGACATTggtacacacacgcgcgcacacacacacacacacacacacacacacacactcaatctgAGCAACAACTCCCTGGAGGACAGTggtacacacacgcgcacacacacacacgcacacacaaacatacacactctCATTCTGAGCAACAGGTCTCTAGAGGAcagtggtacacacacacacacacgcacacacaaacatacacactttCAATCTGAGCAACAGctccctggaggacagaggtacactcacaaacacacacacacatacacacacaggtcaaTGCTTCACTgatgtgatgtcacttcctgcagGTCTTTCGGCTCTGAGCGCCCAGCTGTCCAAACTTCCCATGGGTCTGAAGCTCCTGAACCTGTCCAGAACATCCACGTCCCCTAAAGGTGGACtcacagaaggactggaacacttcctgttgtgtgagTTCTTCTCTTCAGGTGgattttctccatctttcagGTGTAAACAGTCTCTGTCAGGCGCTCTGCTCGAACCCAGCTGTGGCCACCACGCTCAAACATCTGGACTTGTCAGGAAACTCCCTGAGAGGAGACGACCTGCCGGTGGGACGCTCGCCCGTATTCAGACCTTCATTGATCCAGCAGGACGAAGACGCTGAGTGTGATTTTGTCTTTTCCCAGAGCCTCCAGAGTTTCCTGAGTCACTCCAACTGTCTGGAGAGTCTGGACCTGTCCAACAGCGACTGTTGTCTggagcaggtacacacacctgaCGCTCACCTGAGGGACCACCACGTTTGTAAAAGACGCTTTTaccaaaggaaaaaagaatcatTCAGTTATTTCTGAATGTTGTTGTTCCCTgggtcctgctgctgttgtttattTAATCATGTGTGAAAACCTCGTTGTTCACGtttcttctgtggtgttttattttcaggcaTGTTCCTCCTTACTAAGAGGATCTTTGAAACATCTTCGTGTCCTCAACATGTCAAAAACCGTCTTCTCTCAcaggtctctcacctgtctgtaaACGCACACACTGTCCCAACACAAACCAGGTCAAAACACAGGTTTTCCCATCTGTACAGGAAGTGTAAAGAGATCCCGTCGTCCTTTAAACAGTTCTTCAGCAGTGCCCTCGCTCTGACCACAGTCAGCCTGTCAGGAACCAGACTGTCCCTGGAGGCTCTGAAGTAAGGAcacacctgagacacacacctgagagacacacattagcattagcttactTCACCAAGCATCTCCAGATCCTCTTCGTTGACACCAGCTTTGATGTTGACGTCTTCTGAAGAGTGGATCAAAGGGGATCCTGGAAGGAGTTTAAAAGTAGTTTAAATGGAGTTAAATGGAGTTAAATGGagtttaaatggtgtttaaatgGCCGACCGTTGCGTCAGTTCCCTgaagttgctgttgttgctgcagagCTTTGCTGTTGGGACTCGGCTGTAACCCAAACCTGAGTGATGTTTCTCTGGATCTGAGCTGCTGTGAGGTAAAGCCCGTTTAACGGACGTGAGCAGGCAGGAAGCTCCAGAAACATGGAAGCAGGTTTGCGGCGTTCATTCACGTTGCTTCTGTTCTCAGCTGCGTTCCGGAGGATCCCAGATTCTGGAAGGTTGCATTGCCGAGATTCCCAACATCACCTGCTTGGACATTTCAGACAATGGTGAGAGCTTTGATGTCtgggctgtgctgctgtgtgatggttgatgatggttttgtggcgcaGGTCTGGACATGGATCTGACCACCCTGCTGGTCTGGCTGGCCAAGAACCGTTCCATCAAACACCTTTCACTGGGCAAAAACTTCAACAACATCAAGTCTAAGTGGGTGATGACTCAGCACTTTTGGACTTCTGGGTTTTACTTGTTCTGCCTTCCTCCTCAGTAgactctcctctctgttcccccagatctcctctctgttcccccagatcctcctctctgttcccccagatcctcctctttgttcccccagatcttcctctctgttcccccagatcctcctctctgttcccccagatcttcctctctgttcccccagatctcctctctgttcccccagatcctcctctctgttcccccagatcctcctctctgttcccccagatcttcctctctgttcccccagatcttcctctctgttcccccagatcctcctctctgttcccccagatcttcctctctgttcccttcGATCCTCTTCTCTGTTCCCCcagatcctcctctctgttcccccagatcctcctctctgttcccccagatcttcctctctgttcccccagatcctcctctctgttcccccagatcttcctctctgttcccccagatcctcctctcttttcccccagatcctcctctctgttcccttcgatcttcctctctgttcccccagatcttcctctctgttcccccagatcctcctctctgttcccccagatcttcctctctgttcccctaGAGTCATGAACggtgttttatttgaaatgtattATTAGgattattatcattgttgtttTGTCTTCAAGGAATGTGGCTCAGGTTCTGGGCAGTCTGGTCCACATGATCCAGGAGGAGGACTCGGTGAGTCCGAGTGCAGAACTCAACAGAAGTGTCCTCGTGTCCAGTTGGAGGAACTGTTGCTTTAACCTGCCTGTGGATCCTCTCTGCAGCCGCTGAGCTCACTGTCGTTGGCTGATTCCAAACTGAAGGGCGACCTCTCCATCCTGCTCAACGCCCTGGGCAGCAAcacgtctctgaccaagctggACATCAGTGGGAACGCCATGGGGGACATGGGAGCCAAGATGCTGGCCAAAGCCCTGCAGATCAACACCAAACTGAGGTCAGACCCTGGTCAGCCAGAGaagcagcgaggaagaggagcagaggctgtCATCACTCtttaatgctgtgtgtgtgtgtgtgtgtgtgtgtgtgtgtgtgtgtgtgtgtggtgtgtgtgtgtgtgtgtgtgacaggactGTTGTGTGGGACAGAAACAATGTCAGTCCTCAGGGTCTGCAGGACgttgctgctgctttggagAAGTGAGTATAACGCGGTCGTTGTGAAGAACATGTGAGGAACACAGGTGATAAATGTTCTGCCCGTCAGGAACTTCACCATCCGGTTCATGCCTGTCCCCATCATGGACGCAGCCCAGGCGCTGAAGACCAACCCAGAGAAGACAGAAGATGCTTTACTGAAGGTTCTTCTCCTGAGTTCACCAGGTCACCTGTGAAATTTCAGTGTTGAGAACCTTTCTGTCGCTGTAGATGGAGCAGTACCTTCTGAGGAACCATGAGACGCGCAAGTACCTCCAGGAGCAGGCGTACCGCCTACAGCAAGGGATCGTGATGACCACCACACAGCAGGCGGGCAGACACatgcataaatacacacatacacacacacgtgcgcgctgACCCCTCACCTCTGTGTGGTACAGATGATGGACATGATGTGCGTGAGGGTTCAGGACCACCTGAACTCTCTGCGGTTCTCAGAGACCAGCCTGGTCCAGGAGGACGTGAAGGTGGCAAAGAACCTCATGACGGACGCTAAGAGCTCCAAGACGGTAGGTTGACAGGCTGTCAAAGTTCTGGTGTAGAAAAAGTCAGAATTGCAGCTGATGCAGACCTGGACACGTCCCCCACCGTTGCAGCTGCTGCCGAGCCTCTACCACCTGGGGAGCGGCCTGTCCGGAGGCATGTGCACCGGCGCCATTCAGGACAAGCTGGAGTCGATGGCCGGGGAGGTGGCtcaggtgatggaggagcagctgcaggtgagagcaggagcagggtGGTGGCCGTCGTTAAACTAAACCCATTCATCAGCAGTGGTCATTGTGTagatgatgctggtgatgatggtggacgCCGCTGAGCGTCTGTGTCCTCACGTGATGGCGGGCGGTAACCTTcgtcaggagctgctgaaggcagGAGCGGCAAGGATGACCATCCCccacagcttcatcagcagcaccCTGCTGGACCAGTCTGGGATGGACATCATCAACAAGATCAGGTGTGCTGATCTCCTGGAGCTCCAGGCTCCATCTGACACTCTCAGCATTCTGGACCTTCTTCTGTCTCCAACAGTGAAGTCAAATTGAACGTGGCCTCGCTTCTGTCTGACCGGATCCTGGATGAAATCCTGGAGTCTCTGTCCAGGTCCCAGCACACACTGgtgagcatccatccatccatccatccatccatctgtccacctgTGCATCCATCTCTCTGCATCTATCctttattgccccccccccccttgtttggTTTCaggctgatcatgtgaccagaagGTCTCAGCCTCTGGTGCGTCAGGAGGCCCAGACGGAGACCGAGGTTGTGGATGAGGTGGTCCTGAAGGACCAGAAACAGGGTCATGTCCAGGACCAGAACCGTGGGTTGGAGGACTTGGACCCCTGCATGGTTGGTTTTTACAAGCTGGGGCCTCATCTGGAGCTTGACTGGGACGTCCAGTAACGTCCTTGTGTCCCCTTTCAGGTGACTCCTATATCCAAGAGGAAGAGTATTCTGGTCAGAATGCTGCGACCCGTCTCTGTCGCATTTGGTGAGAAGGACACACTAAATTCAGAACTAACTAGACCCAAGTCTCAACGACAGAAGCGTCTTAAACCGGGTAACAAATCTGTTTCATCTGGGCCAAAATGGCCTTTAACTTCAAACCCACTGAGGATCCCAGAAACcagatgaaacaggaagtcgaCCATGTTGCATGTCGTCacagctgcttcagcttctgACCTCGTAACAGTTTAGTCTGACGTTCTTCCCCTCGTGGTCCTACAGAGATGGAGTTTGACCTGGACAAAGCTTTGGAGGAGGTCCCCATCCACGTGGaagaccctcctcctccttcaactGCCCCACAGCCACAGGGCAGAAGTGCTGTGTGTCTCAGTGAGCTCCCCCCTGTGGAGCTGACAACCCTGGAGCACTGCACCAAAACCCGGCCCAAACCCATGAAGAGGACCAAACCCAGCCGAGCAGCTGTAAGTGGAGCTCAGAGAGGAGTCGTGCGACACTAGTCTAGCACATCAACACTCGTGTCCTCCGTGGTTCTTTCTCCAGCGAGAGTCGAGTCGTCGCTTAGTGACGCACgaagcagagcagaacagcatCATGGGGAAGTTGGATGAAGGCCTGGAAGACTTCTTCTACAAGAAAGTCATCAAGCTCAGCTTCAAGTGAGAGTTTTGATCCGAACATCATCTCGTGCTCATCATGGCGGTGAGTTAGCGAAGGTCCAACCGCCAGTAACTCTCTGGCTCTCCTCAGACGCTCCTCTGTCGGAGGTCCCAGCCCCCGCCTGCAGGAAGCAACAGAGAAGAAGCACGAGTCCAGGAAGAGCGGCTTCTTCAACCTCATCAAATCCAGAACGTCCCGCTCAGAGAAGAGCCACGGAGCTGCAGCCATCGCTCCGCCGCAGCCctccccagctcctcctcctccctgctcaacTGCCTGTATTAGCCCAGTGGCGGAGGAAGCTACACAGGCCTCTCCGACTCCACCACAGAAGGAGCTCCACCTGGAGCACGCCGACTCTGTGACGGAGAACGCTCCAGCAGCCGGTGAAGCtgctgaggagaaggagaaggaggcgcCGCAGGACGACATGAAGCAGGAGAAGAACACACACGTTCGCCTTATTGGTGTTCCTGTGATGGGCCTGGACCTGCTTGCTGAGATGAAGGCCCGACAAGAGAAGATGGCTGTGAAGAAGGTGAGGTGCTACTGGTTTTAGAACATTCAATATGTCTTTacttgtttcttgtttttaatgtcaTAAATTTGGTCCTGCGTTGTCAGTCGACCTCCACGTTGGACGCAGCAGATGCTGATGGAGGTACGTTGTCCTCCTCATTTTATTCTGACATGCTGCCCAGcgtgtccagcagggggcagatgTTTTTACACCTGTATCGGTTCTTTTGCTGCAGTCA is a window of Takifugu flavidus isolate HTHZ2018 chromosome 21, ASM371156v2, whole genome shotgun sequence DNA encoding:
- the LOC130517951 gene encoding F-actin-uncapping protein LRRC16A-like isoform X6, producing MDQNSELFESVRETVGRTVKLTLRRKVQLEVKGDKVESRVLALASHRAYLLTARLPSKLEHSFSYLDIQGISSNKPTQLVLQYDRGLWNLHLGSTEEVDEVIAHIGSCLRRISPQGSPVKLMKKLSLKPPDRTAALQALWEEQGPADLGPCGGFSHQYRCVCDFLGIPYREEVQWDVDTIYLTQDTRELNLQDFIHLENRDLVAITTALEYNQWFTKVSSKDYKLSTDVCEQILRVVARSSRLEELVLENAGLKSDFAQKLAVALSHNPASMLHTLNLSNNSLEDRGTQTHTHTLNLSNNSLEDRGTHTQTHTHTLNLSNNSLEDRGTHTPHTLNLSNNSLEDRGLSALSAQLSKLPMGLKLLNLSRTSTSPKGVNSLCQALCSNPAVATTLKHLDLSGNSLRGDDLPSLQSFLSHSNCLESLDLSNSDCCLEQACSSLLRGSLKHLRVLNMSKTVFSHRKCKEIPSSFKQFFSSALALTTVSLSGTRLSLEALKALLLGLGCNPNLSDVSLDLSCCELRSGGSQILEGCIAEIPNITCLDISDNGLDMDLTTLLVWLAKNRSIKHLSLGKNFNNIKSKNVAQVLGSLVHMIQEEDSPLSSLSLADSKLKGDLSILLNALGSNTSLTKLDISGNAMGDMGAKMLAKALQINTKLRTVVWDRNNVSPQGLQDVAAALEKNFTIRFMPVPIMDAAQALKTNPEKTEDALLKMEQYLLRNHETRKYLQEQAYRLQQGIVMTTTQQMMDMMCVRVQDHLNSLRFSETSLVQEDVKVAKNLMTDAKSSKTLLPSLYHLGSGLSGGMCTGAIQDKLESMAGEVAQVMEEQLQMMLVMMVDAAERLCPHVMAGGNLRQELLKAGAARMTIPHSFISSTLLDQSGMDIINKISEVKLNVASLLSDRILDEILESLSRSQHTLADHVTRRSQPLVRQEAQTETEVVDEVVLKDQKQGHVQDQNRGLEDLDPCMVTPISKRKSILVRMLRPVSVAFEMEFDLDKALEEVPIHVEDPPPPSTAPQPQGRSAVCLSELPPVELTTLEHCTKTRPKPMKRTKPSRAARESSRRLVTHEAEQNSIMGKLDEGLEDFFYKKVIKLSFKRSSVGGPSPRLQEATEKKHESRKSGFFNLIKSRTSRSEKSHGAAAIAPPQPSPAPPPPCSTACISPVAEEATQASPTPPQKELHLEHADSVTENAPAAGEAAEEKEKEAPQDDMKQEKNTHVRLIGVPVMGLDLLAEMKARQEKMAVKKSTSTLDAADADGVKSNVQPAKEAAESRPEPAPRSKPHCITPRPPSPQGSKPPVEPDGPTGSSDPSSPTSPTSPTCPTGPTSPTGSTSPTSPTSPTGPTGPTGSSDPTSPTGPTGPTGSSDPSSPIGSRPSSAYISGDSAEAPAKAPLPPPRLKRAPSGQDAESLSSSPAGQDDRDSSSLHSDVCPEGGAITEPLSPVFVGSRRWSSLKRSSLSAAATDSRERAKSLPTYVNRPESDLDEGEELLPPTDSKSEDECEDECEDVLSA